The Podarcis raffonei isolate rPodRaf1 chromosome 7, rPodRaf1.pri, whole genome shotgun sequence nucleotide sequence GCTTTGCGGGAGAATCTCAAGAAGCACTTTAGGGAGAATCTCAGCCGCTACAAAGCTCTCTTTCATGACTTCATTGATGCGGCAGAATGGGAAGACATCATAAACGAATGTGATCCTTTGTTTGTTCCCCCAGAGGGTGTACCAATGGGCCTTCGAAACATCCACATATTTGGATTGGCCAATGTGCTGCACCGGCCCATCATCCTCTTGGATTCCCTGAGCGGAATGCGTAGTTCAGGAGACTACTCTGCCACTTTTCTACCTGGATTGATACCAGAAGAAAAATGCATGGGAAAAGATGGCATGTTGAACAAACCTCTCTGTATTGCCTGGAGTAGTTCTGGCCGTAACCATTATATTCCTCTGGTTGGGATAAAAGGTGCTGCTTTGCCTCAATTGCCTATGAAATTACTTCCTAAAGCTTGGGGAGTACCTCAGGACCTTATTAAAAAATACATCAAATTGGAAGATGATGGTAGTTGTGTGATTGGGGGTGACAGAAGTTTGCAAGACAAATATTTGATGAGGTTGGTTGCTGCCATGGAAGAGGTTTTCATGGATAAGCATGGCATTCATCCCAGTTTAGTAGCTGATGTACATCAGTATTTCTATAGAAGGACTGGTGTAATAGGAGTTCAGCCTGAAGATGTCACAGCAGCTGCTAAAAAGGCAGTGGTGGACAACCGCCTTCACAAGTGTCTCATTTGTGGTGCCCTTTCAGAACTTCATGTTGCTCCTGAGTGGTTGGCTCCCGGAGGGAAGCTGTATAATTTGGCAAAAAGTACCCATGGCCAGCTAAGGCCTGATAAAAATTATAGTTTCCCTCTTAACAATTTGGTATGTGCCTATAATCCAGTTAAGGATGTACTTGTACCTGATTATAACTTGAGTAATTTGACTGTCTGTAACTGGTGCCATGGAACATTGGTGCGTCGTGTCAGAAATGATGGTTCTGTTGTGTATTTGGATGGGGACAGAACTAATACCAGATCGACAGGTGGTAAATGTGGTTGTGGATTCAAGCATTATTGGGAAGATAAGGAGTATGACAATCTCCCTGAAGCTTTCCCAATTACTCTAGAGTGGGGTGGGAGAGTGGTGAGAGAGACGGTATACTGGTTTCAGTATGAAAGTGATCCTTCTCTAAACAGCAATGTGTATGATGTTGCAATGAAACTTGTTACCAAGCATTTTCCTGGAGAATTTGGCAGTGAGATTCTTGTCCAGAAAGTTGTCAATACCATTCTACATCAAACAGCCAAAAAGAACCCTGATGATTATACGCCTGTAAACATTGATGGGGCTCATGCCCGAAGAGTTGATGATGTGCAGCAAGGACAAGACTTGGAATCTCAACTTCCAACCAAAATAATTCTTACTGgtcagaaaacaaaaacattgcaCAGGGAAGAGCTAAATATGAGTAAAACTGAAAGAACTATTCAGCAAAACATTGCAGAACAGGCACCTATAATGCAGAAACGCAAAACAGAAAAATTGAAACAAGCACAAAAAGTGCCACCTAGAACATCTTCCCCAGGTGCTGTTCCTGATGGGCCATCTTCTGCACCTGCTACACCTACAAAGACTCCTTATTCCCCAACATctacaaaagagaagaaaatacgCATAACAACAAATGATGGGCGGCAGGCCATGCTCACTTTGAAATCCACAACCACATTTCTAGAACTGCAAGAAAGCATCGCTAGAGAATTTAATATTCCTCCCCATTTGCAATGTATTCGAGTTGGCTTTCCTCCCAAAGAGCTTTTGCCACCCAAAGAAGGGCAGGAAAATGAACCTGTTCCTCTACTGCATGGTGACAGAGTAACTATAGAGATTCTCAAAGGCAAGGAGGAGAGCAGCCTGACCGCTTCAGTTCACTCGGCCCATGCTGTGAAACTTGATGATGTTGCTGTTACTAGTAAAATTGCTTCCAAGGAAATCCAAGAACAAATCGACAAGGAAATGTACTCTCTGTGTCTTCTAGCAACATTTATGGGTaaggaaaacacttttttttCACTTTTCAAAGAGTAGAGATATGTCTAACTTTTATAAAGCTAGAAATCCATACATGATCTGACCAACTATTAGATAAATACAAGTTGGTGtcataattcatagaatcatagctagaaaggatcccaagggtcatctagcccaaccccctgcaatgcaggaatcttaacacaTGGTCAGTCCtctaatttgaaaccataccaaacACTGCTAAGCTTTGGAAATGTGCTAGTAGTTTTAGTGCTGCACAACTGTTCCTCCTTTTGAAAATAATgaaactacttttttttttaaagtacctgTAACTACTGTTTCAGCCAGGGgtgagaacttgtggccctctgcCAACGTGGCCAGTGATGGGAATGATATTTCAGCAACATTTAGAAAACAGCAGATTCCCCAACCTTTGTTTTAGGGGTATTTGAAAGCCACTTTTCTCCTCTCCCAGCTTTATCTTATGTCTTCATTTGTGTAATGTTGTGCTCTGATAAATGGACTTTTCTCAGTATTCCTAATTTTTCTAGTAACTAGCTAGAGTTTTTTTGTGTCTGGATTCTCATTTGATTCCTCATTTGCTTAGTTTGCTATAAATACTATACTAAAAGCATATATATGAAGCTGTGAAATATTTACTGCAACACCTCATCTTACTTACTGTCTTAATTTAAAGCTTAACAGGGTTTTGGTGAAGTAAAACAAACTTAAAAGCCGAACTGCTTGTCCAGAGAGTATATATAATATATGTATTTCTGCTACTCAGCCAGATCTATGGAAGGTTATATTTTAAGAAACCTTTTAAACCAAATTAATTGGCAGTGTTGCAAATAAAATCAACGTATTGCAGTCTTTGCCATTCACTTGCAGGGTGCATGACATCAATAGTATTGCTTGGTTTCCAACCAGctgaggcatttttttaaaaagctcccccccccaatataaaacCCTTGTGATAATTGCAGAATGGCGTAACATTTGCACAATGTCATGAATGTTTTTGGCACTCGCAGTTGCATTATCTGTGCTGCTTTGAAAATTAGGCTTGTGTGTTAAggcactaaaaataaaatgatggaaATGACTgttcaaaagaaaatggaagtttCTGTGTGTAATTTTATGAACCGAAAGCTTAATAGTGAACTCTTGGAAACGAAACTGAGTAGATACTATGAAACAAAAGTGAAACTTGCAACTTTACTTTTTTTAACTGAGAACAAACCTTATGAAGTGTTGTGGTCATATGACTTTTGTTATTCAGAGAAAAATATCTCTTCAGCTGTAACCATTTCTTAGCAACCACGTCTTTCCTAGTAGGGTAGTTCTTGTTCTCATCTGAGTATGAAGTATAAAGGTAGTATCCAAAAGAGATTGTGGCTGCATGCATGTCAGGAAACCTTTtaagaaaagaatacagtggtacctcggtttaagaacagtcctgtttacgaatgactcggtttacgaactccgaaaactggaagtagtgtcctggtttgtgaactttacctcagtctaagaacggaatccaaacggtggaaggacactggcggcgggaggcctcattagggaaagcacgcctccgTTTAAGAACGGTTtgagtttaagaacggacttccggaactgtttaagttcataaaccgaggtaccactgtatttaggaccgggggggggggggagtctgaaaCAAAACTGTGGGTTACCTCATGTTCATGCAAGGGGGCTGGTTGGGAGGAAACATTGCATGGCAGAAAGGAGATGGGAGGGTAGGTGTTTTAGGATTAAACAAGACAAGCACACATACTGCATAAAGAGTAGTCAGGGTGAAGCTTGAACCTTTGTAGCAATTGCCTATGATTTCTATGGGAGAACTCTCTCATACTTGGAGGACTGTAACCTTCTTCAAACAAGCATGAATTGTTGTTATGAAAAAATGCTCGCTTGACCCTTGGGACTGCATTCTTCAACTCCcctccctctgcatgcaaagaggaGATTAAAAGTTTTCCCTTTTGAATTAGCAACAGTTCCTCATAGTGTCCAAACAGAACAAGTCATGGTTCTCTGTCTGTGATTGGCTAAAACAAATAGGATatcaaaccacttcttaaaatcCTGGTTTATTAACTGCCATAGTTAGAACAAGCCCTGGTTCCGAGAGTTAAGTAAATGTAGCTTGAGTTTTCCATTAAGATATATTGGCAGAGTACTATTCTCTTTCATTGATGCTTAAAATCAAGGTTGTCTTGTATTCCTCTGAGTACCCAGGTACTCCTATACGTTCAGTAAAATGTGTGTAGCTAAATGCTGTGTTGCTAATACTTTGTCATGTGTGAAATGGCCCTTAGGTTCCCAGGGAAACTAAAAGAGTGACTCCCAGTGAGATGTGATGACCGGGAAAGGGAGGCGGGAACCAGAGGAAGagtctatccccccccccttctttctctgGACCTTCATATCTCTAGCATGCTTTCCATTTGCCTTCATTGTAATATTGCAAGTGGGACCTGAAAACTTTTAtctttaaataaaattttgtgTGTCTTCACATGTTACAGTATAGCTGAAGTAACACTATCCTGACTCCTCTAGAAGATGGTAGAACTCAACTGCGGTCTTGATATCTTGGTTATGCTAGAATGTGATAGAAAGTTGGAGGACTTTAGTGACATGCTGGGAACAGGCAtttgtatttatatataaatgaagTTAATATTTTTCCACCAATTATAATTATGCTAGTTAACTAACCCTTTTTTTCCTGTCCCACAGGAGAAGATGTCTGGTCTTATGCAAAAGGACTTCCTCACTTGTTCCATCAGGGTGGTGTGTTCTACAATATAATGAAGAAAACAATGGGTATAATTTCTAACTATGTGCTTGTGTATATCATggtttttaagagaaaattattgtGAAGCTTTGATTTCGTG carries:
- the VCPIP1 gene encoding deubiquitinating protein VCPIP1, whose product is MSQPPQQHPPQQEQQPVAAPVSKKRDRRIFSGTCPDPKCQARLFFPAHGPLSSGSIECTDCGQRHEQRQLLAVEEVTDPDLVLHNLLRNALLGVSGAGPPRKNTELVKVMGLSNYHCKLLSPILARYGMDKQTGKAKLLTEMNQGDIFDCALLGDRAFLIEPEHVDTVGYGKDRSGSLLYLHDTLEDIKKANNSQECLIPVHVDGDGHCLVHAISRALVGRELFWHALRENLKKHFRENLSRYKALFHDFIDAAEWEDIINECDPLFVPPEGVPMGLRNIHIFGLANVLHRPIILLDSLSGMRSSGDYSATFLPGLIPEEKCMGKDGMLNKPLCIAWSSSGRNHYIPLVGIKGAALPQLPMKLLPKAWGVPQDLIKKYIKLEDDGSCVIGGDRSLQDKYLMRLVAAMEEVFMDKHGIHPSLVADVHQYFYRRTGVIGVQPEDVTAAAKKAVVDNRLHKCLICGALSELHVAPEWLAPGGKLYNLAKSTHGQLRPDKNYSFPLNNLVCAYNPVKDVLVPDYNLSNLTVCNWCHGTLVRRVRNDGSVVYLDGDRTNTRSTGGKCGCGFKHYWEDKEYDNLPEAFPITLEWGGRVVRETVYWFQYESDPSLNSNVYDVAMKLVTKHFPGEFGSEILVQKVVNTILHQTAKKNPDDYTPVNIDGAHARRVDDVQQGQDLESQLPTKIILTGQKTKTLHREELNMSKTERTIQQNIAEQAPIMQKRKTEKLKQAQKVPPRTSSPGAVPDGPSSAPATPTKTPYSPTSTKEKKIRITTNDGRQAMLTLKSTTTFLELQESIAREFNIPPHLQCIRVGFPPKELLPPKEGQENEPVPLLHGDRVTIEILKGKEESSLTASVHSAHAVKLDDVAVTSKIASKEIQEQIDKEMYSLCLLATFMGEDVWSYAKGLPHLFHQGGVFYNIMKKTMGLADGRHCTFPHLPGKTFVYNAAEDRVELCVDVAGHFPVGADVEDLVKEALSQVRAEASSRSREASPSHGLLKLGSGGVVKKKSEQLHNITVFQGKGHSLGSAAGSQSLHQRAREAPLLRKQSTSTDFSPSSAKSESSVYTGDSGNSELIRIAPGVGTMRDSRQLDPNLIEAQRKKLQEMVSSIQASMDRHMRDQNTEQSVTQDFSQRKLEAASSSIKTRSPQTGLSESFSLSSGSGHLNAETTDSNMSNAVGTTFSTRSKAQKGNSVEEPEEMDSQDAEITNTSEPMDHS